From Argopecten irradians isolate NY chromosome 12, Ai_NY, whole genome shotgun sequence, one genomic window encodes:
- the LOC138305084 gene encoding uncharacterized protein — protein sequence METLSDSFATTTCTDSCYSTTNCTDSYSTTTCTDSYSTTTCTHIYSTTTCTDSYSTTTCTDSCYSTTNCTDSYSTTTCTDSYSTTTCTDSYSTTTCTDSYSTTTCTHIYSTTTCTDSYSTTTCTDSYSTTTCTDSYSTTTCTDSYSTTTCTDSYSTTTCTHIYSTTTCADSYSTTTCTDSYSTTTCTDSYSITTCIDGYSTTTCTDSYSTTTCTDSYSTTTCTDSYSTTTCTDSYSTTTCTDSYSTTTCTDSYSTTTCTESYSTTTCTHIYSTTTCTDSYSTTTCTDSYSTTTCTDSYSTITCTDSYSTTTCTDSYSTTTCTDSYSTTTCTDSYSTTTCTDSYSPTTCTDSYFTTTCTNSYFTTTCTDSSATTTCTDSYSTTTCTDSSATTTCTDRYSTTIVPTVTPQPGTSKDITRVSSSERRTAA from the exons ATGGAG ACTTTGTCCGACAGTTTCGCCACAACAACCTGTACCGACAGTTGTTACTCCACAACAAACTGTACCGACAGTTACTCCACAACAACCTGTACCGACAGTTACTCCACAACAACCTGTACCCACATTTACTCCACAACAACCTGTACCGACAGTTACTCCACAACAACCTGTACCGATAGTTGTTACTCCACAACAAACTGTACCGACAGTTACTCCACAACAACCTGTACCGACAGTTACTCCACAACAACCTGTACCGACAGTTACTCCACAACAACCTGTACCGACAGTTACTCCACAACAACCTGTACCCACATTTACTCCACAACAACCTGTACCGATAGTTACTCAACAACAACCTGTACCGACAGTTACTCCACAACAACCTGTACCGATAGTTACTCAACAACAACCTGTACCGACAGTTACTCCACAACAACCTGTACCGACAGTTACTCCACAACAACCTGTACCCACATTTACTCCACAACAACCTGTGCCGACAGTTACTCCACAACAACCTGTACCGATAGTTACTCAACAACAACCTGTACCGACAGTTACTCAATAACAACCTGTATCGATGGTTACTCAACAACAACCTGTACCGACAGTTACTCCACAACAACCTGTACCGACAGTTACTCCACAACAACCTGTACCGACAGTTACTCAACAACAACCTGTACCGATAGTTACTCAACAACAACCTGTACCGATAGTTACTCAACAACAACCTGTACCGATAGTTACTCAACAACAACCTGTACCGAGAGTTACTCCACAACAACCTGTACCCACATTTACTCCACAACAACCTGTACCGATAGTTACTCAACAACAACCTGTACCGACAGTTACTCAACAACAACCTGTACCGATAGTTACTCAACAATAACCTGTACCGACAGTTACTCCACAACAACCTGTACCGACAGTTACTCCACAACAACCTGTACCGACAGTTACTCCACAACAACCTGTACCGATAGTTACTCCACAACAACCTGTACCGACAGTTACTCCCCAACAACCTGTACCGACAGTTACTTCACAACAACCTGTACCAACAGTTACTTCACAACAACCTGTACCGACAGTTCCGCCACAACAACCTGTACCGACAGTTACTCCACAACAACCTGTACCGACAGTTCCGCCACAACAACCTGTACCGACAGATACTCAACGACAATTGTACCGACAGTTACTCCACAACCTGGTACAAGTAAGGACATCACCCGGGTATCCTCCTCAGAGAGGCGGACCGCTGCGTAA